The following are encoded together in the Halomonas halophila genome:
- a CDS encoding NAD(P)/FAD-dependent oxidoreductase, translating to MTSLTPLTAPGSRQRIAVIGSGIAGMAAGWYLSRRHEVTLFEADTRLGGHTATMDVELEGRHYAIDTGFIVFNDWTYPHFRRLLATLGVESQATEMSFSVHETARDFEYNGHSLPRLFAQWSNLLRPSFHGLLRDILRFNREATQAMVDDRLPADLTLGDYLDAGGYGEGFQRHYLLPMGAAIWSASIGQLRAFPARFFVRFFHHHGLLSVNERPQWYTLVGGSRAYIPALTAPYTERLRLATPVRGVRRETDGVRVRSDAGEEHFDQVVLACHADQALAMLDDASPAEREILGALPYHDNEVVLHTDTRLLPRRKRAWASWNYRLDGRGDDARVSVTYDMNILQRLEAPHTFCVTLNDGDSIDPAKVLGRYTYAHPQFSLAGMNAQARHAEISGPGRRTHFCGAYWRNGFHEDGVWSALRVARALGCDPDAPAGARAATEVPA from the coding sequence ATGACGTCGCTCACCCCCCTCACCGCGCCCGGGAGCCGCCAGCGCATCGCCGTGATCGGCAGCGGCATCGCCGGCATGGCCGCCGGCTGGTACCTGTCCCGCCGCCACGAGGTCACCCTGTTCGAGGCCGACACCCGCCTCGGCGGCCACACCGCCACCATGGACGTCGAGCTCGAGGGCCGTCACTACGCCATCGACACCGGCTTCATCGTGTTCAACGACTGGACCTATCCCCACTTCCGGCGCCTGCTGGCGACCCTCGGGGTGGAGAGCCAGGCCACCGAGATGAGCTTCTCGGTGCACGAGACCGCCCGCGACTTCGAGTACAACGGCCACAGCCTGCCGCGGCTGTTCGCGCAATGGTCGAACCTGCTGAGGCCGAGCTTCCACGGGCTGCTGCGCGACATCCTGCGCTTCAACCGCGAGGCCACCCAGGCGATGGTCGATGACCGGCTGCCGGCGGACCTGACCCTGGGCGACTACCTGGACGCCGGCGGCTACGGCGAGGGCTTCCAGCGCCACTATCTGCTGCCCATGGGCGCGGCGATCTGGTCGGCCAGCATCGGCCAGCTGCGCGCCTTCCCGGCCCGCTTCTTCGTGCGCTTCTTCCATCACCACGGCCTGCTGTCGGTCAACGAACGGCCTCAGTGGTACACCCTGGTCGGCGGCTCGCGGGCCTATATACCGGCGTTGACCGCGCCCTACACCGAACGCCTCCGGCTGGCCACGCCGGTGCGTGGCGTGCGTCGCGAGACCGACGGGGTACGGGTGCGCAGCGACGCCGGCGAGGAACACTTCGACCAGGTGGTGCTGGCCTGCCACGCCGACCAGGCGCTGGCCATGCTCGACGACGCCAGCCCCGCCGAGCGCGAGATCCTCGGTGCCCTGCCCTACCACGACAACGAGGTGGTGCTGCACACCGACACCCGACTGCTGCCGCGCCGCAAGCGCGCCTGGGCGAGCTGGAACTACCGGCTCGACGGCCGCGGCGACGATGCCCGGGTCTCGGTGACCTACGACATGAACATCCTGCAGCGCCTCGAGGCGCCGCACACCTTCTGCGTGACCCTCAACGACGGCGACAGCATCGACCCGGCCAAGGTGCTCGGGCGCTACACCTACGCCCATCCGCAGTTCAGCCTCGCCGGCATGAACGCCCAGGCCCGCCACGCCGAGATCTCGGGGCCGGGCCGGCGCACCCACTTCTGCGGCGCCTACTGGCGCAACGGCTTCCACGAGGACGGCGTGTGGAGCGCGCTACGGGTGGCCCGGGCGCTGGGCTGCGATCCCGACGCGCCGGCCGGTGCCCGGGCGGCCACGGAGGTGCCGGCATGA
- a CDS encoding TIGR01777 family oxidoreductase, producing MRILITGGSGFVGQALCRRLITDGHRVQVVSRDPGQARLKLPEGVDVRRSALDFVDTPPEAVVNLAGEPIAGKRWSEAQKERLLDSRLGATRELVQLCEQLKASHGRAPSVMVSASAMGYYGDQGDTVVTEETPPHDEFAHRLCQRWEAAAEGVTAFGTRLAILRLGLVLDSGGGMLQRLLPPFKLGLGGRLGDGTQFMPWVHRQDLVSAILLLLERDDLQGAFNGSAPHPVTNAVFTRLLARHLHRPALLPVPAKVLEIGLGEMSRLLLTGADMRPARLEEAGFAFRFPTLEEALTDILG from the coding sequence ATGCGCATACTGATCACCGGAGGCAGCGGATTCGTCGGCCAGGCCCTGTGCCGGCGACTGATCACGGACGGGCATCGGGTCCAGGTGGTGTCGCGGGACCCCGGCCAGGCGCGGCTCAAGTTGCCGGAGGGCGTCGACGTGCGTCGCTCGGCGCTGGACTTCGTCGATACGCCGCCGGAGGCGGTGGTCAACCTGGCCGGCGAGCCGATCGCCGGCAAGCGCTGGAGTGAGGCGCAGAAGGAGCGGCTGCTGGATTCCCGGCTCGGCGCCACCCGCGAGCTGGTGCAGCTCTGCGAGCAGCTCAAGGCGTCGCACGGGCGCGCGCCGTCGGTGATGGTCTCGGCCTCGGCCATGGGCTACTACGGCGACCAGGGCGACACCGTCGTCACCGAGGAGACGCCGCCCCACGACGAATTCGCCCATCGCCTGTGCCAGCGCTGGGAGGCAGCCGCCGAGGGCGTGACGGCCTTCGGCACCCGGCTGGCGATCCTGCGCCTGGGCCTGGTGCTCGACTCCGGCGGCGGCATGCTGCAGCGCCTGCTGCCGCCCTTCAAGCTGGGGCTGGGCGGGCGCCTGGGCGACGGCACTCAGTTCATGCCCTGGGTGCATCGCCAGGATCTGGTGAGCGCCATCCTGCTGCTGCTCGAGCGCGACGACCTTCAGGGGGCCTTCAACGGCAGCGCCCCGCACCCGGTCACCAATGCCGTCTTCACTCGCCTGCTGGCGCGGCATCTGCACCGCCCGGCGCTGCTGCCGGTGCCGGCCAAGGTGCTGGAGATCGGCCTCGGCGAGATGTCGCGACTGCTGCTGACCGGCGCCGACATGCGCCCGGCGCGCCTGGAGGAGGCGGGCTTCGCGTTCCGCTTCCCGACCCTGGAGGAGGCCCTGACCGATATCCTCGGCTAG
- a CDS encoding MerR family transcriptional regulator, with protein MSDQANHPADAPLYPIREVSRLTGVNAVTLRAWERRYGLIQPKRTPKGHRLYAKDDIARVERILQWLNRGVPVSQVRELLEQPEIVEAPPPAAGDWGSQRQQLIKAVEALDLERLEALFNQALALYPVATCLDELWQPVLRELEERWDDRLGADLQRRTLEAFLRTRIGTRLYHANARAGGSTLLIVPLPDDGPLWGLLAALAAADRGYRVQWLDAALPPQELPLAVERFHATALLLASGRAERADLVRRQLPRLAEQLEVPVALCGPVARIRAADLDASGVELLGDDLSHAMTRLHSLTQAA; from the coding sequence ATGAGCGATCAGGCGAACCATCCGGCCGATGCGCCGCTCTATCCGATCCGCGAAGTCTCGCGCCTGACCGGCGTCAATGCCGTGACCCTGCGCGCCTGGGAGCGCCGCTACGGGCTGATCCAGCCTAAGCGCACCCCCAAGGGCCACCGACTCTACGCCAAGGACGACATCGCCCGCGTCGAGCGCATCCTGCAATGGCTCAACCGCGGCGTGCCCGTCAGCCAGGTCCGCGAGCTGCTGGAACAGCCCGAGATCGTGGAGGCGCCGCCGCCCGCCGCCGGCGACTGGGGGAGCCAGCGCCAGCAGCTGATCAAGGCCGTCGAGGCGCTGGACCTCGAGCGCCTGGAGGCGCTGTTCAACCAGGCCCTGGCCCTCTATCCGGTCGCCACCTGCCTCGACGAGCTGTGGCAGCCGGTGCTGCGCGAGCTGGAGGAGCGCTGGGACGACCGCCTGGGCGCCGACCTGCAGCGCCGCACTCTGGAAGCCTTCCTGCGCACCCGCATCGGCACCCGGCTGTATCACGCCAACGCCCGGGCCGGCGGCTCCACGCTGCTGATCGTGCCGCTGCCCGACGACGGCCCGCTGTGGGGGCTGCTGGCCGCCCTGGCCGCCGCCGATCGCGGCTATCGCGTGCAGTGGCTCGACGCCGCGCTGCCGCCACAGGAGCTGCCGCTGGCCGTGGAGCGCTTCCACGCCACCGCCCTGCTGCTGGCCAGTGGCCGCGCAGAGCGCGCCGACCTGGTGCGCCGCCAGCTACCGCGCCTGGCCGAGCAGCTCGAGGTGCCGGTGGCCCTGTGCGGCCCGGTGGCCCGCATTCGCGCGGCCGACCTCGACGCCTCGGGCGTGGAACTGCTCGGCGACGACCTGAGCCACGCCATGACACGCCTGCACTCCCTGACCCAAGCCGCCTGA
- the rapA gene encoding RNA polymerase-associated protein RapA, protein MSDFSPGQRWISDGEAELGLGTILNCDARSITVLFGASQETRTYSIQHAPLTRVIFGSGDRIRCAEGWEMTVDDSKESRGLIVYIGEDDQGEIRELPEARLADSMQFDQARDRLLTGQVDRNDWFDLRFRTLHHHHRTEQNPALGLAGPRIDLIPHQLYIADEVSRRQAPRVLLADEVGLGKTIEAGLILHRLLLTGRAERALILVPASLTHQWLVELLRRFSLEVTLLDEQQSLAQGDGNPFETGQLVLASQDWLFANPHRQAQAEAVDWDLLIADEAHHLEWSENADEVGPGYACVERLAASVPGVLLLTATPEQMGQASHFARLRLLDPDRYHSLAAFQEEERHYAEVATAIDALERLPGEAADREAVAAVSDDPDSAALLATLADAESDDDQRTAARGQLREQLLDRHGTGRVMFRNSRRHVGGFPERRLHVDRLELPSAYRRVLRRLGRDEDYLDELLIETGLDHPEVLVYLDTMYQALANDPLNAEPWWQFDPRVTWLLERITELGDDKILVIAHDRETAQGLADGLRVLGGVQAPVFHEDLTLVERDRAAAAFADDEDGCQVLVCSEIGSEGRNFQFCRHLVMFDLPLHPDQLEQRIGRLDRIGQRHAIELHVPVFAASPGEQLLRWYQEGMDAFGAPHGLGGELFDAFGDALADALLDEESLDEVIADTRELFDRRMTERDAGRNRLLELNACRPERAEQTIEAIRELDEDRALRRYIDQALDIFGVDAKDIGNDIQHLKPGPQMLDGLPGLVKGEDGFSATFSRERALGRDDVQRLSWEHPLTREMMGRILDGTMGNTALALLKHPSIPGGRLMAELVFRTHCPAPKRLHLNRFLPPTAVRVLLDESGANLTAKVSFTGLSKNLQKVKKAAARDLIKSRHEQLRDLLDRAEAEAERELPTIVEAAQARMREALDAELTRLEALARRNPAVREDELTALREERAALDAAIEGTRLRLDAVRVIVTIDENSR, encoded by the coding sequence ATGAGCGACTTCTCTCCCGGTCAGCGCTGGATCAGCGATGGCGAGGCCGAACTCGGCCTGGGCACCATCCTCAACTGCGACGCGCGCAGCATCACCGTCCTCTTCGGCGCCAGCCAGGAAACCCGGACCTACAGCATCCAGCATGCCCCCCTGACCCGGGTGATCTTCGGCAGCGGCGACCGCATCCGGTGCGCCGAGGGCTGGGAGATGACCGTCGACGACAGCAAGGAGTCCCGAGGACTGATCGTCTACATCGGCGAGGACGACCAGGGCGAGATCCGCGAGCTGCCCGAGGCGCGGCTGGCCGACTCCATGCAGTTCGACCAGGCCCGCGACCGCCTGCTGACCGGCCAGGTCGACCGCAACGACTGGTTCGACCTGCGCTTCCGCACCCTGCACCACCATCATCGCACCGAGCAGAACCCGGCGCTGGGCCTGGCCGGACCGCGCATCGACCTGATCCCGCACCAGCTCTACATCGCCGACGAGGTATCACGCCGCCAGGCGCCGCGGGTGCTGCTGGCCGATGAGGTCGGGCTCGGCAAGACCATCGAGGCCGGCCTGATCCTGCACCGCCTGCTGTTGACGGGCCGCGCCGAGCGCGCCCTGATCCTGGTGCCGGCGAGCCTCACCCACCAGTGGCTGGTGGAACTGCTGCGCCGCTTCTCGCTGGAGGTCACCCTGCTCGACGAGCAGCAGAGTCTGGCCCAGGGCGACGGCAACCCCTTCGAGACCGGCCAGCTGGTGCTGGCCAGCCAGGACTGGCTGTTCGCCAACCCACACCGCCAGGCCCAGGCCGAGGCCGTCGACTGGGATCTGTTGATCGCCGACGAGGCCCACCACCTGGAATGGAGCGAGAACGCCGACGAGGTCGGCCCCGGCTACGCCTGCGTGGAGCGCCTGGCCGCCAGCGTGCCCGGCGTGCTGCTGCTGACCGCCACTCCGGAGCAGATGGGCCAGGCCAGCCACTTCGCCCGGCTGCGCCTGCTCGACCCGGATCGCTACCACAGCCTGGCGGCCTTCCAGGAAGAAGAGCGCCACTACGCCGAGGTGGCCACCGCCATCGACGCCCTGGAGCGCCTGCCCGGCGAGGCCGCCGACCGCGAGGCCGTGGCGGCCGTCAGCGACGACCCCGACAGCGCCGCGCTGCTCGCCACCCTGGCCGACGCCGAGAGCGACGACGACCAGCGCACCGCCGCCCGCGGCCAGCTGCGCGAGCAGCTGCTCGACCGCCACGGCACCGGCCGGGTGATGTTCCGCAACAGCCGCCGCCACGTCGGCGGCTTCCCCGAGCGTCGCCTGCACGTCGACCGCCTCGAGCTGCCCTCCGCCTACCGCCGGGTGCTACGCCGCCTGGGCCGCGACGAGGACTACCTCGACGAGCTGCTGATCGAGACCGGCCTCGACCACCCCGAGGTGCTGGTCTATCTGGACACCATGTACCAGGCGCTGGCCAACGACCCGCTCAACGCCGAGCCCTGGTGGCAGTTCGACCCGCGCGTGACCTGGCTGCTGGAGCGGATCACCGAGCTCGGCGACGACAAGATCCTGGTCATCGCCCACGACCGCGAGACCGCCCAGGGCCTGGCCGACGGCCTGCGCGTGCTGGGCGGCGTGCAGGCCCCGGTGTTCCACGAGGACCTGACCCTGGTCGAGCGCGACCGCGCCGCCGCGGCCTTCGCCGACGACGAGGACGGCTGCCAGGTGCTGGTGTGCTCGGAGATCGGCTCCGAGGGCCGCAACTTCCAGTTCTGCCGCCACCTGGTGATGTTCGACCTGCCGCTGCACCCGGACCAGCTCGAGCAGCGCATCGGCCGCCTCGACCGCATCGGCCAGCGCCACGCCATCGAGCTGCACGTGCCGGTGTTCGCCGCCAGCCCCGGCGAGCAGCTGCTGCGCTGGTATCAGGAGGGCATGGACGCCTTCGGCGCGCCCCACGGCCTGGGCGGCGAACTGTTCGACGCCTTCGGCGACGCCCTGGCCGACGCCCTGCTCGACGAGGAAAGCCTGGACGAGGTGATCGCGGACACCCGCGAGCTCTTCGACCGCCGCATGACCGAACGCGACGCCGGCCGCAACCGCCTGCTCGAGCTCAACGCCTGCCGCCCGGAGCGCGCCGAGCAGACCATCGAGGCGATCCGCGAGCTCGACGAGGACCGCGCCCTGCGCCGCTACATCGACCAGGCACTGGACATCTTCGGCGTGGATGCCAAGGACATCGGCAACGACATCCAGCACCTCAAGCCCGGCCCGCAGATGCTCGACGGCCTGCCGGGGCTGGTGAAGGGCGAGGACGGCTTCTCGGCCACCTTCTCCCGCGAGCGCGCCCTGGGGCGCGACGACGTTCAGCGCCTGTCCTGGGAGCACCCGCTGACCCGCGAGATGATGGGCCGCATCCTCGACGGCACCATGGGCAACACCGCGCTGGCGCTGCTCAAGCATCCGTCGATCCCCGGCGGCCGGCTGATGGCCGAGCTGGTGTTCCGCACCCACTGCCCGGCCCCCAAGCGGCTGCACCTCAACCGCTTCCTGCCGCCGACCGCGGTGCGCGTGCTGCTCGACGAGTCCGGCGCCAACCTGACCGCCAAGGTCTCCTTCACCGGGCTGTCGAAGAACCTGCAGAAGGTCAAGAAGGCCGCCGCCCGCGACCTGATCAAGAGCCGCCACGAGCAGCTCCGCGACCTGCTCGACCGCGCCGAGGCCGAGGCCGAGCGCGAGCTGCCGACCATCGTCGAGGCCGCCCAGGCACGCATGCGCGAGGCGCTGGACGCCGAGCTGACCCGTCTGGAGGCCCTGGCCCGCCGCAACCCCGCGGTGCGCGAGGACGAGCTGACGGCGCTGCGCGAGGAGCGCGCCGCCCTGGACGCCGCCATCGAGGGCACCCGGCTGCGGCTGGATGCGGTGCGGGTCATCGTCACCATCGACGAGAACTCCCGCTAG
- a CDS encoding NAD(P)/FAD-dependent oxidoreductase, with amino-acid sequence MTSTPPSHAVIGAGIAGLACARALADAGHDVTVFDKGRGPGGRMSSRRLEDGAIELGAQSFRAAHPAFREQVAAWVQAGVAAPWPDALWRLEAGRAARRADGHPRYTGTPRMSAVTRQLARGLPLHTGTRIVSLARAGNDWRLIDERGTTHGPFATVSLALPAPQAEGLIAPHAPELASECRQVPQRACWAAWARLEAPLTLPGAEANWPLLQFDAGPLKRVVRHRTKPGRGGAPELITLLADLDWSERRLEDAPDAVAVDLLGALNDALETLRPAASLPAVQARGAHRWRYAEPGAVAPGHDHRLTDAGLALCGDGWRGGRIEDAWLSGHHLGEALCHRHPLPDHGDFPT; translated from the coding sequence ATGACCTCGACGCCCCCTTCCCATGCCGTGATCGGGGCCGGTATCGCCGGCCTGGCCTGCGCCCGTGCGCTGGCGGATGCCGGCCACGACGTCACCGTGTTCGACAAGGGTCGCGGCCCCGGCGGCCGGATGTCCAGTCGCCGGCTCGAGGACGGCGCCATCGAGCTCGGCGCCCAGAGCTTTCGCGCCGCCCATCCGGCCTTCCGCGAACAGGTGGCCGCCTGGGTGCAGGCCGGGGTGGCCGCGCCCTGGCCCGACGCCCTGTGGCGGCTGGAAGCGGGCCGGGCAGCGCGGCGCGCCGACGGCCACCCCCGCTACACCGGCACGCCGCGGATGAGCGCGGTCACGCGCCAGCTGGCCCGCGGCCTGCCCCTGCACACCGGCACCCGCATCGTGTCGCTCGCGCGCGCAGGTAACGATTGGCGGCTCATCGACGAGCGCGGCACCACGCATGGCCCCTTCGCCACGGTGAGCCTGGCGCTGCCCGCGCCTCAGGCCGAGGGCTTGATCGCCCCCCATGCGCCGGAGCTCGCGAGCGAATGCCGACAGGTGCCCCAGCGCGCCTGCTGGGCGGCCTGGGCCCGCCTCGAGGCGCCACTCACGCTGCCCGGCGCCGAGGCCAATTGGCCGCTGCTGCAGTTCGACGCGGGCCCGCTGAAGCGCGTGGTCCGCCACCGCACCAAGCCCGGCCGCGGCGGTGCGCCCGAACTCATCACCCTGCTGGCCGATCTCGACTGGAGCGAACGCCGGCTCGAGGACGCCCCGGATGCCGTGGCCGTGGACCTGCTCGGCGCCCTGAACGACGCGCTCGAGACGCTCCGCCCCGCCGCCAGCCTGCCGGCGGTACAGGCGCGGGGCGCCCACCGCTGGCGCTATGCCGAACCCGGCGCGGTGGCGCCGGGCCATGACCATCGCCTGACGGACGCCGGCCTGGCGCTGTGCGGCGATGGCTGGCGCGGCGGACGCATCGAGGACGCCTGGCTGTCCGGCCACCACCTGGGCGAGGCGCTATGCCATCGCCATCCCCTTCCCGACCACGGAGATTTCCCGACATGA
- the phrB gene encoding deoxyribodipyrimidine photo-lyase — translation MSPTLVWFRSDLRIHDNTALAAAARRGPVIGVFLRCLPQWQAHGHGANKLDFTRRGVAALSESLAGLNIPLLHRDIEAFDEAPATLLALARELGAEAIHFNREYPLDEARRDAAVIETLEDAGLAAHGHRDAVAFAPGELLTGKGDVYGVFTPFAKAWHKAITADRLALQDAPEPQARLSVDADPIPELPELEDTPVDGRLWPAGEGPAADRLERFLRFRGRHYDDQRDFPAIRGTSELSPYLALGMISHRQCMQAVMAENDGALADGDAGFTAWVGELIWREFYQHIAAGFPRVCRHRAFQRHTEALPWRDDEAGFRAWCEGRTGYPIVDAAMRQLVATGWMHNRLRMVTAMFLSKHLLIDWRRGEAFFLRHLVDGEFGANNGGWQWAASTGTDAAPYFRIFNPTTQSQRFDPEGRFLAEWLPELAELSPKARHAPGNDLLSGVDYPAPIVDHKAARARALDAFKNLPAA, via the coding sequence ATGTCCCCGACCCTGGTCTGGTTCCGTAGCGACCTGCGCATCCACGACAACACCGCCCTGGCCGCCGCGGCCCGCCGCGGCCCGGTGATCGGCGTCTTCCTGCGCTGCCTGCCACAATGGCAAGCCCACGGCCACGGCGCCAACAAGCTGGACTTCACCCGGCGCGGCGTCGCCGCGCTCTCCGAGTCGCTGGCCGGGCTCAACATTCCGCTGCTGCATCGCGACATCGAGGCCTTCGACGAGGCCCCCGCGACGCTGCTCGCCCTGGCCCGGGAGCTCGGCGCCGAGGCAATTCACTTCAACCGCGAGTACCCGCTCGACGAGGCGCGCCGCGACGCGGCAGTGATCGAGACCCTCGAGGACGCCGGTCTCGCCGCCCACGGCCATCGCGACGCCGTGGCCTTCGCCCCGGGCGAGCTGCTGACCGGCAAGGGCGACGTCTACGGTGTCTTCACCCCCTTCGCCAAGGCCTGGCACAAGGCGATCACCGCCGACCGGCTGGCGCTGCAGGACGCGCCCGAGCCCCAGGCCAGACTGTCGGTCGATGCCGACCCCATCCCCGAGCTGCCCGAGCTCGAGGACACGCCGGTCGACGGCCGCCTGTGGCCCGCCGGCGAGGGCCCGGCCGCGGATCGCCTGGAGCGCTTCCTGCGCTTTCGCGGCCGCCACTACGACGACCAGCGCGACTTCCCGGCGATCCGCGGCACCAGCGAGCTGTCGCCCTACCTGGCGCTGGGCATGATCTCCCATCGCCAGTGCATGCAGGCGGTGATGGCCGAGAACGACGGCGCCCTGGCCGACGGTGACGCCGGCTTCACCGCCTGGGTCGGCGAGCTGATCTGGCGCGAGTTCTACCAGCACATCGCCGCCGGTTTCCCGCGGGTGTGCCGCCACCGCGCCTTCCAGCGTCACACCGAGGCACTGCCGTGGCGCGACGACGAGGCCGGCTTCCGGGCCTGGTGCGAGGGGCGCACCGGCTACCCCATCGTCGATGCCGCCATGCGCCAGCTCGTCGCCACCGGCTGGATGCACAACCGGCTGCGCATGGTGACCGCCATGTTCCTGTCCAAGCATCTGCTGATCGACTGGCGCCGCGGCGAAGCCTTCTTCCTGCGTCACCTGGTCGACGGCGAGTTCGGCGCCAACAACGGCGGCTGGCAGTGGGCGGCCTCCACCGGCACCGACGCCGCGCCCTACTTCCGCATCTTCAACCCCACCACCCAGTCCCAGCGCTTCGATCCGGAGGGCCGCTTCCTCGCCGAGTGGCTGCCCGAGCTCGCCGAGCTGTCGCCCAAGGCCCGCCACGCCCCGGGCAACGACCTGCTGAGCGGCGTCGACTATCCGGCGCCCATCGTCGACCACAAGGCCGCCCGCGCCCGGGCGCTGGACGCCTTCAAGAACCTGCCCGCTGCCTGA
- a CDS encoding nuclear transport factor 2 family protein, whose protein sequence is MSPDPDLEAFCAFYNKLDKSCTKNLYKIYTPDVSFADPLHHIDGLPALEAYFATLYENVTACRFVFHDHQRQGDTAFVTWTMHLAHRRLDGGREITVEGASRLLFAGDDTGRVREHRDYFDAGALLYERVPLLGTAIRWLKRRAGG, encoded by the coding sequence ATGTCACCGGACCCAGACCTGGAGGCCTTCTGCGCCTTCTACAATAAGCTAGACAAATCCTGTACAAAAAATCTGTACAAGATATATACTCCAGACGTGAGCTTCGCCGACCCGCTGCACCACATCGACGGCCTGCCGGCCCTGGAAGCCTACTTCGCCACCCTGTACGAGAACGTCACGGCGTGTCGATTCGTCTTCCACGATCACCAGCGACAAGGCGACACCGCCTTCGTGACCTGGACGATGCATCTGGCTCACCGCCGCCTGGACGGCGGCCGGGAGATCACGGTGGAAGGGGCCTCGCGGCTGCTCTTCGCCGGCGACGACACGGGACGGGTCCGCGAGCACCGGGACTACTTCGACGCCGGCGCCCTGCTCTACGAGCGGGTGCCGCTGCTGGGCACGGCGATCCGCTGGCTCAAGCGTCGCGCGGGAGGCTGA
- a CDS encoding sirohydrochlorin chelatase gives MSNALILMAHGSSDPNWRAPFERLAEQLSARLATPLRLAYMEICAPSLEDTVAELAAEGVEHAEILPLFFAAGRHLRKDVPGQVEALGEAHPEVQLTLLPPVGEHPAFVEALAAVIAERAGESD, from the coding sequence ATGAGCAATGCCCTGATCCTGATGGCCCACGGCTCCAGCGACCCTAACTGGCGGGCGCCCTTCGAGCGCCTGGCCGAGCAGCTATCCGCCCGGCTTGCGACCCCGCTGCGCCTGGCCTACATGGAGATCTGCGCGCCCTCGCTGGAGGACACCGTGGCCGAGCTGGCGGCCGAGGGCGTCGAGCACGCCGAGATCCTGCCGCTGTTCTTCGCCGCCGGCCGCCACCTGCGCAAGGACGTGCCCGGCCAGGTCGAAGCCCTCGGCGAGGCGCACCCCGAGGTACAGCTGACGCTGCTGCCGCCGGTGGGCGAGCATCCGGCCTTCGTCGAGGCCCTAGCGGCGGTGATCGCCGAGCGGGCCGGCGAGAGCGACTGA
- a CDS encoding SDR family NAD(P)-dependent oxidoreductase, with amino-acid sequence MTASHTTRCIWLTGATSGIGRALAVRLLDQGHRVALSARRPDALQELAGDRDNALLLPLDVSDRDAVLAAGDRIAARFGRLDLAILNAGTCEYLEAGTFDAALIERVFATNFFGALHGVEAALPLLRQARSQGGRPLLAATSSASAYLPLPRAEAYGASKAALSHFLESLRLDLAGEKIDVSLIHPGFVKTPLTDRNDFPMPMRVSVDQAAEAILKGLEAHRLDIHFPRRFTLALKLLGILPPGLRFRLGRRLARDHADTETAS; translated from the coding sequence ATGACGGCATCCCACACGACCCGCTGCATCTGGCTGACCGGCGCCACGTCCGGCATCGGCCGCGCCCTGGCCGTGCGCCTGCTCGACCAGGGGCATCGGGTCGCGCTCAGCGCCCGCCGCCCAGACGCCTTGCAGGAACTGGCCGGCGACCGCGACAACGCCCTGCTGCTGCCGCTGGACGTCAGCGACCGCGACGCCGTGCTGGCCGCCGGCGATCGCATCGCCGCGCGCTTCGGCCGCCTCGACCTGGCGATCCTCAACGCCGGCACCTGCGAATACCTCGAGGCCGGCACCTTCGACGCCGCCCTGATCGAGCGGGTCTTCGCCACCAACTTCTTCGGCGCCCTGCACGGCGTGGAGGCCGCGCTGCCGCTGCTGCGTCAGGCCAGGTCCCAGGGAGGCCGGCCGCTGCTGGCCGCCACCTCCAGCGCCTCGGCCTATCTGCCGCTGCCACGCGCCGAGGCCTACGGCGCCTCCAAGGCCGCCCTCAGCCACTTCCTGGAATCGCTGCGCCTCGACCTGGCTGGCGAAAAGATCGACGTCAGCCTGATTCATCCCGGCTTCGTGAAGACGCCGCTGACCGATCGCAACGACTTCCCGATGCCGATGCGGGTCAGCGTCGACCAGGCCGCCGAGGCGATCCTCAAGGGCCTGGAGGCCCACCGCCTGGACATCCACTTCCCACGCCGCTTCACCCTGGCATTGAAGCTGCTGGGCATCCTGCCGCCGGGGCTGCGCTTCCGCCTCGGCAGGCGCCTGGCCCGCGATCACGCCGATACGGAGACCGCGTCATGA